The following coding sequences are from one Paenibacillus sp. FSL R5-0912 window:
- a CDS encoding SUKH-4 family immunity protein, producing MITAKDFLDKWKKETYGLVSFDEKIIELFSLSRETKDFLSKAGLPDSSPPFLTFESSANGGGVRLTEKYENAEEEYSKFIYVGFTGNGDPICIDEENDEVLYFDNENDNEEIFINSSISQLAESMIAYVDFIEKIKDVNGKKAFLERNATQDLLAWIANRLEKIDSDSLIQGSFWEEELSNYNKL from the coding sequence ATGATTACAGCAAAAGATTTTTTGGATAAATGGAAAAAGGAAACCTATGGGCTAGTTAGCTTTGATGAAAAAATTATAGAGTTGTTTTCATTATCAAGGGAAACTAAGGATTTTTTGAGTAAAGCAGGTTTGCCAGACTCCTCTCCCCCATTTCTAACTTTCGAATCTTCTGCTAACGGTGGTGGAGTAAGGTTGACTGAAAAATATGAGAATGCTGAAGAAGAATATTCAAAGTTCATATATGTTGGATTTACTGGTAACGGAGATCCTATATGTATCGATGAGGAGAACGACGAGGTTTTATATTTTGATAATGAAAACGATAATGAGGAGATATTTATAAATTCCTCGATTTCGCAGTTGGCAGAATCAATGATTGCATATGTTGATTTTATTGAAAAGATAAAAGATGTAAATGGGAAAAAGGCATTTCTTGAAAGAAATGCAACACAAGATTTGTTAGCTTGGATTGCTAACAGACTTGAGAAAATAGATTCTGATTCGCTTATTCAAGGAAGTTTCTGGGAAGAAGAATTGAGCAATTACAATAAACTGTGA
- a CDS encoding SMI1/KNR4 family protein: MESSIRNEIINLLTKLGVEKSSIITDNSRSQALLEFEKRYAFTFPEEYKEFLLSFDEVFFDNMIVFKPVEASPLTKSDGQQYFDGFYGLDGLSEQIESYEERIPHNLIPIGECPGGNLICLGVKDATIGKIYFWNHENEFTAKLILGKDSGINDIDNYWDNMYCAANGFIEFLINMNISQDTIESGDIGDVEIWLDDDLLKD, encoded by the coding sequence TTGGAAAGCAGCATTAGAAACGAAATAATTAATTTACTAACTAAATTAGGTGTCGAAAAGTCTAGTATTATTACTGATAATTCAAGAAGTCAAGCTTTATTAGAGTTTGAGAAGAGGTATGCTTTCACTTTTCCAGAAGAGTATAAAGAATTTCTGTTGAGTTTCGATGAAGTGTTTTTTGACAATATGATAGTTTTCAAACCTGTTGAAGCATCACCATTGACTAAAAGTGATGGACAACAATACTTTGATGGTTTCTATGGACTCGATGGCCTCTCCGAACAAATAGAGAGTTATGAGGAAAGGATACCCCATAATTTAATCCCTATTGGTGAATGTCCAGGTGGGAATTTAATTTGCTTAGGAGTAAAGGACGCTACAATTGGTAAGATTTATTTCTGGAACCATGAAAATGAATTTACGGCTAAATTAATTCTTGGAAAAGATTCAGGAATAAATGATATAGACAATTATTGGGATAATATGTATTGTGCGGCAAATGGATTTATAGAATTTTTGATTAATATGAATATCAGTCAGGATACTATTGAAAGTGGAGATATTGGGGATGTAGAAATATGGTTAGATGATGATTTACTAAAAGATTAG
- a CDS encoding HNH endonuclease yields MLKSGAKLASKSGSMIIRNGKIVIKSLQKGFMKGAKKLQGLVDRILQKFKFKKFKLVRKGKHIRLYGEVNPWVLLIDGKMKDVNEKQLEKLELKGKKPISLSDAEYEKISTLKNKERAYIAKNADGDKSKINFDDLQDLENPLTRLPRTNGKWEGEPGNGKWYSDNSDALSVTGGSPVEFNNNRPVFSPWSRGKLKFKPGQLDGSDNDFKLVYESLMKSKGFSSGTQAKNWLRKEGLTPHHLDHDTIELIPTKLHKHIPHVGSASDLRGGY; encoded by the coding sequence TTGCTGAAATCCGGAGCCAAGCTTGCTTCCAAGAGCGGCAGCATGATTATACGTAATGGTAAAATCGTGATCAAGAGCCTGCAAAAGGGGTTCATGAAGGGGGCCAAAAAGCTCCAGGGTCTGGTTGACCGGATTCTGCAGAAGTTCAAGTTCAAGAAGTTCAAGCTGGTGCGCAAGGGTAAGCATATCCGTCTATATGGCGAGGTTAATCCTTGGGTGCTGCTGATTGACGGAAAGATGAAGGACGTCAATGAGAAACAATTGGAGAAGCTTGAGCTTAAAGGGAAGAAACCGATTTCTTTAAGTGATGCAGAGTATGAAAAAATCAGTACACTGAAAAATAAAGAGCGAGCATATATCGCTAAGAATGCAGACGGAGATAAGAGTAAGATAAATTTTGATGATCTTCAGGATCTAGAGAATCCACTAACTAGGTTGCCAAGAACGAATGGAAAATGGGAAGGAGAACCGGGTAATGGAAAATGGTATTCTGATAACAGTGATGCTTTAAGCGTTACTGGTGGCAGCCCAGTGGAATTTAACAACAATAGACCTGTTTTTTCTCCTTGGTCTAGAGGAAAGTTGAAGTTTAAGCCAGGACAACTTGATGGTTCAGATAATGATTTCAAATTAGTATATGAAAGCCTTATGAAAAGCAAAGGTTTCAGTAGTGGAACCCAGGCTAAAAACTGGTTGAGAAAAGAAGGCTTGACTCCCCATCATTTGGATCACGATACTATTGAATTGATACCTACCAAACTGCATAAGCATATTCCACACGTAGGTTCAGCATCAGATTTAAGAGGAGGTTACTAA
- a CDS encoding SMI1/KNR4 family protein, translating into MSIFEEISSMYSIDSRESPAEKEEISKLLNYSTIEVPFDYIEFISIATEVEIKVKEKMYIRIWGPVDCIEMNEAYHIQKYIPRSLAIGDDEGGNVIIYLEGEGGLGLYMVGFGDLDINDAVKVAPTLRDLLVDNIGIEVIMSGYV; encoded by the coding sequence ATGAGTATTTTTGAGGAAATAAGTTCAATGTATTCAATAGATAGCAGAGAATCTCCTGCAGAAAAGGAAGAAATCAGCAAACTTCTTAATTATTCCACTATTGAGGTTCCTTTTGACTATATTGAATTTATAAGTATCGCTACCGAAGTAGAAATTAAAGTGAAAGAAAAAATGTATATCCGAATATGGGGTCCGGTGGATTGCATTGAGATGAACGAAGCTTATCATATACAAAAATATATTCCAAGATCACTTGCGATCGGAGATGATGAAGGAGGTAATGTGATTATATATTTGGAAGGAGAAGGTGGTTTGGGTTTGTATATGGTAGGGTTTGGTGACTTGGATATTAATGATGCTGTGAAAGTAGCACCTACCCTTAGAGATCTTCTAGTAGACAATATTGGTATTGAAGTGATAATGAGCGGATATGTGTAA
- a CDS encoding HNH endonuclease domain-containing protein — MLGIIELGRKLITTLIKGLGALLKKLVSVVFAKFPGIAAKICSKIDGVVDKAIKAVNQLAQKLKTKVTQVMDFLAAKVDQALAAVQNFYTKLISTLGNLFIATFLDVLARIGALGKAAKRSLSHLEGKMWEYLLGVDISKPMGAAAAEGEAVEEAGPAAEEKLTAEDIEMESVEEGEMDPALVQEANLKDGETKELSGSRDPATMDSILAEFDTGKENQSLGGKIADGAKLRANNAKMLFDQIKSFVIKWMKAHGLQLLAAVAGILVTVGAALVITGGSISVLIGPIINAITVLMEAQAIVSVAQTLAQASVQVGTYLVQGWQKMIEPAAIALATAMAMGLVELAMALGMKGLGKGLNKAGTALKKGSTSTAKKGVKAAAGAGTKGIKGLLKSGANLVSKTGSMIIRNGKIVIKSLKKGLMKGAKKLQDLVGRILQKFKFKKFKLVRKGKHIRLYGEVNPWVLLADGTIEEVENLDGRKAGISTQAEYDKIKSLKASERKEVYNKAVAKEDGKIDFDSIADTVKDKPQKPKKHQAEKISTLQSGNGPYSHIQDSKYVGSGKDFTPAQKKKIIEENMKKNGGVVKSDDTSELLTKPQKSKKGVTPDPNEWQIDHIIPRDKGGSNSYSNAQVLSRKANREKSNKLP, encoded by the coding sequence GTGCTGGGTATTATTGAACTGGGCCGCAAGCTGATTACCACCCTGATCAAGGGGCTGGGTGCGCTGCTTAAAAAGCTGGTGTCGGTTGTCTTTGCCAAGTTCCCTGGTATAGCCGCCAAAATATGCAGCAAAATTGACGGAGTCGTCGACAAGGCCATTAAGGCCGTCAATCAACTGGCGCAAAAGCTCAAAACAAAAGTCACTCAGGTCATGGACTTCCTGGCCGCCAAGGTGGATCAGGCACTGGCAGCGGTACAGAACTTCTATACCAAGCTGATCTCCACGTTAGGCAACCTGTTCATTGCCACTTTTCTTGATGTGCTTGCCCGGATTGGGGCGCTCGGCAAGGCGGCGAAGCGTTCGCTCAGCCACCTGGAAGGCAAGATGTGGGAATATCTGCTCGGTGTAGACATCTCCAAGCCTATGGGGGCCGCAGCGGCAGAAGGCGAAGCGGTAGAAGAAGCGGGTCCGGCTGCAGAAGAGAAGCTTACCGCAGAAGATATCGAGATGGAGTCGGTGGAAGAAGGCGAGATGGACCCGGCGCTGGTGCAGGAAGCGAATCTCAAGGACGGGGAAACCAAGGAGCTCTCAGGCAGCCGCGACCCGGCTACGATGGACAGCATCCTGGCAGAATTCGACACCGGAAAAGAGAATCAAAGCCTTGGCGGGAAAATTGCCGACGGTGCGAAGCTTCGTGCGAACAATGCGAAAATGTTGTTTGACCAGATTAAATCATTTGTAATAAAATGGATGAAGGCCCATGGATTACAGCTCCTGGCAGCCGTAGCGGGAATATTGGTTACCGTTGGCGCTGCTCTAGTCATCACTGGTGGATCTATTTCCGTTCTGATTGGCCCCATTATTAATGCGATCACTGTTCTGATGGAAGCTCAGGCCATTGTTTCTGTCGCGCAGACCTTAGCGCAAGCCTCCGTGCAGGTGGGCACTTACCTGGTTCAGGGCTGGCAGAAGATGATTGAACCTGCTGCTATCGCACTGGCAACGGCCATGGCTATGGGGTTGGTCGAGCTAGCCATGGCGCTTGGGATGAAGGGACTTGGCAAAGGGCTCAATAAGGCGGGCACAGCCCTTAAGAAGGGCAGCACCTCAACAGCCAAAAAAGGTGTGAAGGCAGCAGCCGGAGCAGGAACCAAGGGCATCAAGGGCCTTTTGAAAAGCGGAGCCAACCTGGTCTCCAAGACCGGCAGCATGATTATCCGTAATGGTAAAATCGTGATCAAGAGCCTGAAGAAAGGGCTCATGAAGGGGGCCAAAAAGCTCCAGGATCTGGTTGGCCGGATTCTGCAGAAGTTCAAGTTTAAGAAGTTCAAGCTGGTGCGCAAAGGTAAGCATATCCGTCTATACGGCGAGGTTAATCCTTGGGTGCTGCTGGCTGACGGTACTATAGAAGAAGTAGAAAATCTCGATGGAAGAAAAGCAGGAATTAGTACTCAGGCTGAGTATGACAAAATCAAGAGCTTGAAGGCTTCTGAGAGAAAAGAAGTCTACAATAAAGCAGTAGCAAAAGAAGACGGTAAAATTGATTTTGATAGTATTGCGGACACGGTTAAAGATAAACCTCAAAAACCAAAAAAACATCAAGCAGAGAAGATAAGCACTCTTCAATCTGGTAATGGACCTTATTCACATATTCAAGATTCCAAGTATGTAGGTTCTGGGAAGGATTTTACTCCGGCTCAAAAGAAAAAGATAATTGAAGAGAATATGAAAAAAAATGGAGGCGTTGTTAAGTCTGATGATACAAGCGAATTACTAACCAAACCCCAAAAAAGCAAGAAAGGCGTTACACCTGATCCTAATGAATGGCAAATAGATCATATTATTCCAAGGGATAAAGGTGGCTCTAACAGTTATAGTAATGCTCAAGTTTTATCTAGAAAAGCAAATAGAGAAAAATCCAATAAATTACCCTAA